A single Rattus norvegicus strain BN/NHsdMcwi chromosome 5, GRCr8, whole genome shotgun sequence DNA region contains:
- the Mup18 gene encoding major urinary protein, with the protein MDVPPWAGCSELNGDWFSIVVASNKREKIEENGSMRVFMQHIDVLENSLGFKFRIKENGECRELYLVAYKTPEDGEYFVEYDGGNTFTILKTDYDRYVMFHLVNFKNGETFQLMELYGKVFPHGH; encoded by the exons CTCAATGGGGATTGGTTTTCTATTGTCGTGGCCtctaacaaaagagaaaagatagaagagaatgGCAGCATGAGAGTTTTTATGCAGCACATTGATGTCTTGGAGAATTCCTTAGGCTTCAAGTTCCGTATTAA GGAAAATGGAGAGTGCAGGGAACTATATTTGGTTGCCTACAAAACGCCAGAGGATGGCGAATATTTTGTTGAGT ATGACGGAGGGAATACATTTACTATACTTAAGACAGACTATGACAGATATGTCATGTTTCATCTCGTTAATTTCAAGAACGGGGAAACATTCCAGCTGATGGAGCTCTACGGTAAAGTATTTCCACACGGACACTGA